A region of Geothermobacter ehrlichii DNA encodes the following proteins:
- a CDS encoding TlpA family protein disulfide reductase — protein sequence MTSFRTLLLLSVLLLVFSLPAAALEKGDIAPDFELPNLSGKLVRLAQYRGRIVVLKLATTWCPTCRQQMEEIGKLADFLDDSDVVVLDVFLQDNESMVRDYLAGKALPKNFVPLLDDGQVRKAYNVYLIPRLLVIGPEFKIRRDGSLIMARELKKMINAIRQEKSD from the coding sequence ATGACATCGTTTCGTACCCTGTTGTTGCTTTCCGTTCTGCTGCTGGTTTTCTCCCTGCCGGCTGCGGCCCTGGAAAAGGGCGACATCGCCCCGGATTTCGAGTTGCCGAACCTGTCGGGCAAGCTGGTCCGCCTGGCGCAGTACAGGGGCAGGATCGTCGTTCTCAAACTGGCGACAACCTGGTGTCCCACCTGCCGGCAGCAGATGGAGGAAATCGGCAAGCTGGCCGATTTCCTCGATGACAGTGACGTGGTCGTGCTCGACGTCTTTCTGCAGGACAACGAGAGCATGGTGCGTGACTATCTGGCCGGCAAGGCGCTGCCAAAAAACTTCGTGCCCCTGCTCGACGACGGCCAGGTACGCAAGGCCTACAATGTCTATCTCATTCCCCGCCTGCTGGTGATCGGCCCCGAGTTCAAGATCCGGCGCGACGGCAGTCTGATCATGGCTCGGGAACTGAAGAAGATGATCAATGCCATCCGGCAGGAAAAGTCGGATTGA